A portion of the Halococcus salsus genome contains these proteins:
- a CDS encoding MOSC domain-containing protein translates to MTRSGTVERAFIAHEAEAQMEEQADVEAIAGKGLRGDRYFSEIETGTFVKWESDEKRPDGYDLTLIEQEAVTAIEREAEIELEPGEHRRNIETRDVALNHLVGQRFQVGDAICRGDRLCEPCNHLQRITQDGVLQALTHRGGLRADVLKDGLIRPGDTIEPLE, encoded by the coding sequence ATGACTAGGTCTGGCACTGTTGAACGGGCGTTTATCGCGCATGAAGCCGAAGCTCAGATGGAGGAACAGGCCGACGTTGAAGCGATCGCCGGAAAGGGGCTACGAGGTGATCGGTACTTTAGCGAGATCGAGACGGGGACCTTCGTCAAGTGGGAATCAGACGAGAAACGCCCCGATGGGTACGACCTCACATTAATCGAGCAGGAGGCTGTTACAGCAATCGAACGTGAAGCGGAAATCGAACTCGAACCCGGAGAACACCGACGGAACATCGAAACTCGTGATGTCGCACTCAACCATCTCGTTGGACAACGATTCCAGGTCGGTGACGCCATCTGCCGAGGGGATCGGCTGTGTGAACCATGTAATCATCTTCAGCGCATCACTCAAGATGGCGTATTGCAGGCACTCACCCACCGAGGAGGCCTCCGAGCAGACGTTCTTAAAGATGGGCTGATTCGCCCCGGAGACACCATCGAACCGCTCGAATAA